Proteins from a genomic interval of Paenibacillus sp. FSL R5-0623:
- a CDS encoding alpha/beta hydrolase family protein produces MAHITIETGSPTLCMNTSIHVVSSDSGETSGGTLYLLHGAGDNASTWQRLTTIEMYAAQYGCTIIMPEANRSYYTDMEYGLNYFHYITQELPEICKRLLNLNPDPEKTYVAGLSMGGYGALKCGLTYPERYRKVVSLSGVTDIQTRLHDPHMPATMIKEMKAVFGERLQVKADQDIYALSAKLLEQGVPLPDILSCCGDSDPFVEMNRDYARYMQGTAFDFRYVETPGAHEWRFWEHHLRTMFDFLYNDKTIVE; encoded by the coding sequence ATGGCACATATAACGATCGAAACTGGATCGCCAACCTTATGCATGAATACCAGCATACATGTTGTGTCCAGTGACTCCGGAGAGACTTCAGGCGGTACACTATATCTGTTGCACGGGGCAGGCGATAATGCGAGTACCTGGCAGCGATTAACCACAATTGAGATGTATGCAGCGCAATATGGCTGTACGATCATTATGCCGGAAGCGAATCGAAGCTATTACACCGATATGGAATACGGCCTGAATTACTTCCACTACATCACTCAGGAATTACCTGAAATATGCAAGCGTCTGCTCAATCTGAATCCTGATCCGGAGAAAACATACGTCGCCGGTTTATCCATGGGTGGATATGGTGCACTGAAATGTGGACTAACTTATCCAGAGCGCTATCGCAAAGTAGTGTCCCTATCCGGCGTAACGGATATCCAGACACGACTTCATGATCCCCATATGCCAGCGACCATGATCAAGGAAATGAAAGCGGTTTTTGGAGAACGTTTACAGGTAAAAGCCGATCAGGATATTTACGCACTGTCGGCCAAGCTGCTGGAACAGGGTGTTCCTTTACCGGATATCCTCAGTTGCTGTGGCGATAGTGACCCCTTCGTAGAGATGAATCGCGACTATGCGAGATACATGCAGGGGACTGCCTTTGATTTTCGGTATGTGGAGACGCCGGGGGCTCATGAATGGAGATTTTGGGAGCACCACCTGAGAACGATGTTTGATTTTCTGTACAACGACAAGACCATAGTAGAGTGA
- a CDS encoding ABC transporter permease subunit, with amino-acid sequence MKPAAEGPSKKLKGNVKGNSLWTEIWKHRMTYTLLIPGLVWLILFAYMPMGGLSLAFKDYKANLGIWGSPWSGFENFKYVFRDPTFIDAVWRTLYINILKLIIQFPFPIILALLLNELRMRRGKKLFQTVLTFPHFLSWIIVSGVVINVLAYDGLVNSALGLLGLPTINFLGSESNFVPMLLLTDIWKSSGWGAIIFLAAISGIDQDQYESAQIDGASRMQQMFKITLPNILPTITIMFILSVGGLMSSGFDQIFNLANAATKNVSEVLDVYIYRITFQSSTDFSFSTAVSLFRSLVNMALLLLADRFAKWLGGDGLFR; translated from the coding sequence GTGAAACCTGCAGCCGAAGGACCTAGCAAAAAGCTGAAGGGAAACGTGAAGGGCAATTCGCTCTGGACTGAAATCTGGAAGCACCGAATGACATACACCCTGCTTATTCCGGGGCTTGTCTGGCTAATTCTGTTTGCCTACATGCCGATGGGTGGCCTGTCTCTGGCATTCAAAGATTACAAGGCCAACCTGGGCATCTGGGGAAGTCCATGGAGCGGATTCGAGAACTTCAAATATGTTTTCCGTGATCCAACCTTTATCGACGCAGTATGGCGTACGCTGTACATCAATATTCTGAAACTGATTATTCAGTTCCCGTTCCCGATCATTCTGGCGCTGTTGCTGAATGAATTGCGGATGCGTAGAGGAAAAAAATTGTTCCAAACCGTTCTTACGTTCCCGCACTTCCTGTCCTGGATCATCGTATCCGGGGTAGTCATCAATGTGCTGGCATATGACGGACTGGTAAACAGTGCGCTCGGACTACTCGGATTGCCAACGATTAACTTCCTGGGGTCTGAATCCAACTTTGTACCCATGTTGCTGTTGACTGATATTTGGAAATCAAGTGGATGGGGCGCGATTATATTCTTGGCTGCCATTTCCGGTATTGATCAGGATCAGTATGAATCAGCACAGATTGACGGGGCATCCCGTATGCAACAGATGTTCAAAATTACTTTACCGAACATCCTTCCAACCATCACAATCATGTTTATTCTCTCGGTTGGTGGATTGATGTCTTCCGGATTTGACCAGATCTTCAACTTGGCAAATGCCGCTACCAAAAATGTATCGGAAGTACTCGATGTATATATCTATCGGATTACGTTCCAGTCATCTACCGATTTCTCATTCTCGACAGCGGTCAGCTTGTTCCGTTCCCTGGTGAATATGGCCTTGCTGCTTCTTGCTGACAGATTTGCCAAGTGGCTTGGCGGAGACGGTTTGTTCCGATAA